The sequence GTAATGTATCTGAAAGAAATTTTCTTTAAAGCAGGTAAATATTGTGAAGCAATGATTAAAGGACAAGATACAGTTCTTTTTAATCGAATGGCAAAATTTGGAAAATTTTATAACATACCGGATTCATTAATTAAATACAGAATAGTCCCTACAGCAAATAGTGCAAGAAGCAATATAGCTAATAGTAGGTTTTTTAAGATACTTCAAACTACAATTGAGAATAATACAATATCTGATGAAGACATATCATATTTAAAATCAATTACTGATAATAGATATTCTAACAATCGGTTAGCAGACTATCATCTTCATTTAGCAAAAAAATACCTCTGGAATAATTATCAGCCTAAATTAGCAAGAAAAAATTTAATTAAATCGTTGAAAAGTAAATTCAATAAATTATCTGTTTTTTATTATTTTGTTTCTTTCCTGCCTCCCAAAACAATACTTAAATTATATAAGGGTTTAAAATGAAAGAACTAATATAGAATGAAAAAAGAAGAATTAATAGGGAATAAATTATTGAAATATTTGGTAACAGGTGGAGCCGGTTTTATAGGTTCAAATTTAACAGATAAATTATTATCAGAAGGTAATTCTGTAATAGTAATAGATAATTTCGATAATTTTTATGATAGAAAAATTAAAGATAATAATTTAAAATTTGCTCTATCACATAATAATTTCAAATTAGTCGAAGGAGATATCAGAGATAAAAAAATTCTTAAAAAAATATTTTTAGAAAATAAAATTGATGTAGTTGTTCATCTTGCAGCAAAAGCAGGTGTAAGGCCTTCGATAAAACAACCTGAATTATACTATGATGTAAATGTAAATGGAACGCTGAATATTTTAGAGGCAATGAAACAATA comes from Bacteroidales bacterium and encodes:
- a CDS encoding glycosyltransferase encodes the protein MSDIKLSIIMSVYNSEKYLREAIESILNQSFTEFEFIIINDGSADNSLQIIESYKDERIVLINQNNTGLAKALNIGIEKSRSNFIARMDADDISLPDRLQKQYEFLLQNPEYVVVGSNAIIIDNLGNYVHTSSQAISDVEAKQDLPNTPFFHPSVMYLKEIFFKAGKYCEAMIKGQDTVLFNRMAKFGKFYNIPDSLIKYRIVPTANSARSNIANSRFFKILQTTIENNTISDEDISYLKSITDNRYSNNRLADYHLHLAKKYLWNNYQPKLARKNLIKSLKSKFNKLSVFYYFVSFLPPKTILKLYKGLK